In Lemur catta isolate mLemCat1 chromosome 1, mLemCat1.pri, whole genome shotgun sequence, one DNA window encodes the following:
- the TGM7 gene encoding protein-glutamine gamma-glutamyltransferase Z: protein MDPVAALELRSVDLQSPRNNKQHHTQEMGLKRLIVRRGQLFTLQLGFNRPFQPQTDTISFVAETGPEPSELLGTRATFVLTQTRHGNVWSASDFTTDSNSLQVSLFTPANAVIGPYTLKIEISQGQGHSVTYPLGTFILLFNPWSAEDDVYLPSEILLQEYIMRDYGFVYKGHERFITSWPWNFGQFEEDIIDICFEILNKSLYYLKNPSKDYSQRNNVVYVCRVVSAMINSNDDNGVLQGNWGEDYSRGVSPLEWNGSVAILRQWSARGGQPVKYGQCWVFASVMCTVMRCLGVPTRVISNFRSAHNVDRNLTIDTYYDQNAEMLPTQKQDKIWNFHVWNECWMIRKDLPPGYNGWQVLDPTPQQTSSGLFCCGPASVKAIKEGEVHLAYDTPFVYAEVNADEVIWLFRNGRAQEILVHNTSSIGKEISTKMVGSEQRQDITSSYKYPEGSPEERSVFMKASRKMLGPKRTSSSFLDLLGSGGFEGHPVRLQLHLARTPEWGQDLLLMLRVQRVPHRARLQGPIRLMVRFCAQALLHGGGTREPLWRHMMQLNLDFGKETQWPLLLPYSNYRNKLTDEKLIRVSGIAEFEETGRSMLVLKDISLEPPHLSIEVSERAEVGKALRVHITLTNTLTVSLSNCTMVLEGSGLIDGQIVNNLGTLMAEHTIQIQLDLYPIKAGPRQLQVLISSNEVKEIKGYKDILVTPARAS from the exons atggaTCCGG TGGCCGCCTTGGAGCTCAGGTCCGTGGACCTGCAGAGTCCCAGGAACAACAAGCAGCACCACACGCAGGAGATGGGCCTGAAGCGGCTCATTGTGCGCCGCGGCCAGCTCTTCACCCTGCAGCTGGGCTTCAACAGACCCTTCCAGCCCCAGACCGACACCATCAGCTTCGTGGCTGAGACTG GACCTGAGCCCTCAGAGCTGCTGGGGACCCGGGCCACGTTCGTACTCACCCAGACCCGGCACGGGAATGTCTGGAGTGCTTCTGACTTCACTACGGACTCCAACTCTCTCCAAGTCTCCCTTTTCACACCAGCCAATGCAGTCATTGGCCCTTACACTCTGAAGATAGAGATCTCTCAGGGCCAAGGTCACAGTGTAACTTACCCTCTGGGGACTTTCATCCTGCTTTTTAACCCTTGGAGTGCAG AGGATGATGTCTACCTGCCAAGTGAAATACTGCTGCAGGAGTATATCATGAGGGATTATGGCTTTGTCTACAAGGGTCATGAAAGATTCATCACCTCCTGGCCCTGGAACTTCGGGCAG TTTGAAGAGGACATCATAGATATCTGCTTTGAGATCTTGAACAAGAGCCTGTACTACTTAAAGAATCCGTCCAAAGACTATTCGCAGCGGAACAACGTTGTATACGTGTGCAGGGTGGTGAGCGCTATG ATCAACAGCAACGATGACAATGGCGTGCTGCAGGGGAACTGGGGCGAGGACTACTCCCGGGGGGTCAGCCCGCTGGAGTGGAATGGCAGCGTGGCCATCCTGCGGCAGTGGTCGGCCAGGGGCGGGCAGCCTGTGAAGTATGGGCAGTGCTGGGTCTTTGCATCTGTTATGTGCACCG taatGAGATGCTTAGGTGTTCCAACTCGTGTCATTTCCAACTTCCGTTCTGCACACAATGTGGATAGGAACTTGACCATCGACACCTACTATGACCAAAATGCAGAGATGCTGCCAActcagaaacaagacaaaatatg GAACTTCCACGTCTGGAATGAGTGCTGGATGATCCGGAAAGATCTCCCGCCAGGATACAACGGGTGGCAGGTTCTGGACCCCACTCCCCAGCAGACCAGCAGCG GGCTGTTCTGCTGCGGCCCTGCCTCTGTGAAGGCCATCAAAGAAGGGGAGGTGCACCTGGCCTACGACACCCCTTTTGTGTACGCGGAGGTGAATGCCGACGAAGTCATTTGGCTCTTCAGGAATGGCCGGGCCCAGGAAATCCTGGTGCACAACACCAGCTCCATCGGGAAGGAGATCAGCACCAAGATGGTGGGGTCAGAGCAGCGCCAGGACATCACCAGCTCCTACAAGTATCCAGAAG GATCCCCTGAGGAGCGATCTGTATTCATGAAGGCTTCCAGGAAAATGCTGGGCCCAAAAAGAACCTCTTCATCGTTTCTGGATCTCTTGGGATCTGGGGGTTTTGAGGGTCATCCAGTGCGGCTGCAGCTTCACCTGGCCAGGACGCCCGAGTGGGGCCAGGACCTGCTGCTGATGCTGCGTGTCCAGAGGGTACCACACAGAGCCCGCCTTCAGGGGCCCATCCGACTGATGGTGCGCTTCTGTGCACAGGCCCTGCTGCACGGGGGTGGCACCCGGGAGCCCCTGTGGAGGCACATGATGCAACTGAACCTGGACTTTGGGAAGG AGACACAGTGGCCACTCCTGCTGCCCTACAGCAATTACAGAAACAAGCTAACAGATGAAAAGCTGATCCGTGTGTCTGGCATCGCTGAGTTTGAAGAGACAGGGAGGTCCATGCTGGTCCTAAAAGATATCTCCCTGGAGCCTCCCCACTTATCTATTGAG GTGTCTGAGAGGGCTGAGGTGGGCAAGGCGCTGAGAGTCCACATCACTCTCACCAACACCTTAACAGTGTCTCTGAGTAACTGCACGATGGTGTTGGAGGGAAGTGGCCTCATTGATGGACAGATAGTAAATAA